Part of the Xiphophorus maculatus strain JP 163 A chromosome 3, X_maculatus-5.0-male, whole genome shotgun sequence genome, GCACAGCATATACTAAGATTTGTAAGAGTTATTGGTTTTAGCTAGCTGTTGACAATCcaaattcaagaaaataaatagttaattCTGCAATttcccaaaataaattaactgcaagtgaacaacaaagaaaatgtcaaatccCTAAAAAAGCAGGTTTTAGGAGCCAAATTCTTCCAAACCAAAtgaaatggcagaaaataaacagcagattttttcattcaaaattgGAATGGAATGCAACATAAGTATTAAAAGTCTGAgcataaaactttatttacagcTTTACATTGAGATaataaaatgtaagactttgacagaaacacttttacggaagatattttaaaatgctgcacATTAAGAAATACAAGGTTCACTGAAAGACACTGTGCATGGGAAAGTATTACATTCAGTCTAGTTTCTACATATAAACCATCATTCGTCATAACAAGAAAACAAGTCAAAGGTATTTCACCGTTAACTTGAAACTAGCGTGACCTATCTGACTTCACATGAACAGTCTGTGTATAAAAGATGTTCACAAACATATTGGTATAAGtaacagaatttaaatttaCAGTTCCAGATCACACCACAGTGTTCCTTTCGTCCACGCTGGTAGTTTGCGAGTACACCGAGGTACCTCTGTCCTGAGGAATGTACATCTTGATCACCTGGCACAGGCTGCATGGAGCTCTGTTTATCAGCCTTACGAGGTGCCTCCTGAACTTCTCCCCGACAAAGACATACAGAATGGGATTGAGACAGCTGTGGGAGTACGCGATGACTTCTGTAATCTGTAAAGCCAGTCTGACGGCCTTGCTGCTTTCACATGTGGCGTAGACCTGCAGAAGTTCCAGTGTTTTAAAGAAGGCCACCACGTTGTAAGGAACccaacagcagaagaaaacgGCCACCACTACGACTACCAAACGGATGGCCTGCTTCTTGGAAGACTGGGTTGATAGCAACCTGCAAATGATCTGAGAGTAGCAGAAGCCTAGGATGAAAATTGGGATAAACAGGCCCAGAATGTTCATTTTCAAGAGACTAAACACACTCCAGAAATGAAGGTTGCCGGACACATCGTTGGGTGATTTCTGGGGATACTCAGGGTAGCAGTACTGAGAACCGTTGACAGATGTTTGAGTTTTGAGGAAGATCAGGTCAGGAAAAGAGGCCAAAAAGCCAGCCAACCACGTAACAGCAGCTGCCGCAATGCCACAGGTGCGTGTGCGTGCTTTAAGGGCGTAAACTGCGTGCACTACGGCCAAGTAACGATCGATGCTCATCAGACAAATGAAAAAGATTCCACAGTAAAAGGCAATGTGATAAATGCCCAGGACCATCTTGCACATAGCATCTCCAAACAGCCACTGGTCTCTGGCTTGGTGGGCGAGGAAGGGAAGAGAGCACACCATGAGAAGGTCAGCGATGGCCAAGTTGACCAGGCACACATCAGTCATGCTACGGAGTCTAACCCCGCAAGCGATGACCCAGATTACTAAAGAGTTTCCAAGGAGACctaagaggaagaaaatggcaTAGAGGGGTGGAAGAAAGTAAGCCCCATGTCGCACATAATAGCATGTTTGATAGTCTTCGTCGTCCCCTGGATAGAAATATTCAATTGTGGTGCCGTCAGTAAAGGGCATAGAAGAATTATACCtagaaggaaaaagagaaacaaagataaGTGATcagtattttcaaaatatttcattttcacactGATGGGGTTTTTCTGAATACTGATTTTCATCGAAGCTTGACCTGCCGATTTAGATTGatcccatttttttctcccagttaAATATAACACAgaacagagaaagaaatatGTTGCACCTT contains:
- the LOC102227458 gene encoding C-C chemokine receptor type 4-like isoform X2 encodes the protein MNSTESDLFTSDGYNSSMPFTDGTTIEYFYPGDDEDYQTCYYVRHGAYFLPPLYAIFFLLGLLGNSLVIWVIACGVRLRSMTDVCLVNLAIADLLMVCSLPFLAHQARDQWLFGDAMCKMVLGIYHIAFYCGIFFICLMSIDRYLAVVHAVYALKARTRTCGIAAAAVTWLAGFLASFPDLIFLKTQTSVNGSQYCYPEYPQKSPNDVSGNLHFWSVFSLLKMNILGLFIPIFILGFCYSQIICRLLSTQSSKKQAIRLVVVVVAVFFCCWVPYNVVAFFKTLELLQVYATCESSKAVRLALQITEVIAYSHSCLNPILYVFVGEKFRRHLVRLINRAPCSLCQVIKMYIPQDRGTSVYSQTTSVDERNTVV
- the LOC102227458 gene encoding C-C chemokine receptor type 4-like isoform X1; its protein translation is MNPPAVTAFTFTLSNTGTPGYNSSMPFTDGTTIEYFYPGDDEDYQTCYYVRHGAYFLPPLYAIFFLLGLLGNSLVIWVIACGVRLRSMTDVCLVNLAIADLLMVCSLPFLAHQARDQWLFGDAMCKMVLGIYHIAFYCGIFFICLMSIDRYLAVVHAVYALKARTRTCGIAAAAVTWLAGFLASFPDLIFLKTQTSVNGSQYCYPEYPQKSPNDVSGNLHFWSVFSLLKMNILGLFIPIFILGFCYSQIICRLLSTQSSKKQAIRLVVVVVAVFFCCWVPYNVVAFFKTLELLQVYATCESSKAVRLALQITEVIAYSHSCLNPILYVFVGEKFRRHLVRLINRAPCSLCQVIKMYIPQDRGTSVYSQTTSVDERNTVV